One genomic region from Augochlora pura isolate Apur16 chromosome 7, APUR_v2.2.1, whole genome shotgun sequence encodes:
- the LOC144473024 gene encoding centromere protein L isoform X1, producing MYDFQEQFYDRMENIQRNILPSTSRSIKSTWILGTQEQRFCLGSNSSPVEQLTENLYELLHKTWTVYGVSTLFNFHKDEVHLKQYSKRLREKVATTLTQENVAYTVKMFVMDNVETRPSPMDPLPIKIEVYGKNLEHEDSTEKCIYTGILLSWNTTTSELTIPNSIRLPLLLCRGTRSSMVVIHALLSQMFDCMIIELSAQEDDLMWLIPIIIIPTNKEHSEHKGEIRMEYRLPGLPDKNNVTVKINVSALVKILKVVMKDQIDTSNTEISFNVEHIERFRTLLYKQVLRIASLQLGLSILCKISLPSFSIRGNKIKLVKEETMNRVLLYLNQKAVNILHTLSSEI from the exons atgtatgatTTTCAAGAACAGTTTTATGatagaatggaaaatattcaacgaaatATACTACCAAGCACTAGTCGAAGTATTAAGTCAACTTGGATACTAGGAACACAAGAACAACGTTTTTGTTTAGGTAGCAATTCTTCACCAGTGGAACAACTTACTGAAAACTTATATG aattattacataaaacatGGACCGTATATGGTGTatctacattatttaatttccataaagatGAAGTCCActtaaaacaatattctaaACGACTAAGAGAGAAAGTTGCAACAACTTTGACACAAGAGAATGTTGCTTATACAGTCAAAATGTTTGTTATGGACAATGTAGAAACTAGACCTTCTCCAATGGATCCATTACCAATTaag aTTGAAGTATATGGAAAAAATTTGGAACATGAAGATAGtacagaaaaatgtatttatacagGGATATTATTATCTTGGAATACTACTACGAGTGAATTAACTATTCCTAATTCTATAAGATTACCACTTTTGCTGTGTCGAGGTACACGAAGCAGTATGGTTGTTATACATGCTTTATTAAGTCAAATGTTTGATTGTATGATTATTGAGCTTTCTGCTCAGGAAGACGATTTAATGTGGCTAAttccaattataattattccaacTAATAAAGAGCATTCAGAACATAAAGGTGAAATTCGTATGGAGTACAGACTTCCAGGATTGcctgataaaaataatgtaacagtaaAGATTAACGTTTCAGCTTtagtcaaaatattaaaagt agTTATGAAAGATCAAATTGATACGTCAAACactgaaatttcttttaatgtgGAACACATTGAAAGATTTCGTActcttttatataaacaagTGTTACGAATTGCTTCCTTACAATTAGgattatctattttatgtaaaattagtTTACCGTCGTTTTCGATTAGaggaaataaa ataaaattaGTAAAGGAAGAAACTATGAAtcgtgttttattatatttaaatcaaaaAGCCGTTAATATCCTTCATACATTATCTTCCGAGATTTAA
- the LOC144473024 gene encoding centromere protein L isoform X2: protein MENIQRNILPSTSRSIKSTWILGTQEQRFCLGSNSSPVEQLTENLYELLHKTWTVYGVSTLFNFHKDEVHLKQYSKRLREKVATTLTQENVAYTVKMFVMDNVETRPSPMDPLPIKIEVYGKNLEHEDSTEKCIYTGILLSWNTTTSELTIPNSIRLPLLLCRGTRSSMVVIHALLSQMFDCMIIELSAQEDDLMWLIPIIIIPTNKEHSEHKGEIRMEYRLPGLPDKNNVTVKINVSALVKILKVVMKDQIDTSNTEISFNVEHIERFRTLLYKQVLRIASLQLGLSILCKISLPSFSIRGNKIKLVKEETMNRVLLYLNQKAVNILHTLSSEI from the exons atggaaaatattcaacgaaatATACTACCAAGCACTAGTCGAAGTATTAAGTCAACTTGGATACTAGGAACACAAGAACAACGTTTTTGTTTAGGTAGCAATTCTTCACCAGTGGAACAACTTACTGAAAACTTATATG aattattacataaaacatGGACCGTATATGGTGTatctacattatttaatttccataaagatGAAGTCCActtaaaacaatattctaaACGACTAAGAGAGAAAGTTGCAACAACTTTGACACAAGAGAATGTTGCTTATACAGTCAAAATGTTTGTTATGGACAATGTAGAAACTAGACCTTCTCCAATGGATCCATTACCAATTaag aTTGAAGTATATGGAAAAAATTTGGAACATGAAGATAGtacagaaaaatgtatttatacagGGATATTATTATCTTGGAATACTACTACGAGTGAATTAACTATTCCTAATTCTATAAGATTACCACTTTTGCTGTGTCGAGGTACACGAAGCAGTATGGTTGTTATACATGCTTTATTAAGTCAAATGTTTGATTGTATGATTATTGAGCTTTCTGCTCAGGAAGACGATTTAATGTGGCTAAttccaattataattattccaacTAATAAAGAGCATTCAGAACATAAAGGTGAAATTCGTATGGAGTACAGACTTCCAGGATTGcctgataaaaataatgtaacagtaaAGATTAACGTTTCAGCTTtagtcaaaatattaaaagt agTTATGAAAGATCAAATTGATACGTCAAACactgaaatttcttttaatgtgGAACACATTGAAAGATTTCGTActcttttatataaacaagTGTTACGAATTGCTTCCTTACAATTAGgattatctattttatgtaaaattagtTTACCGTCGTTTTCGATTAGaggaaataaa ataaaattaGTAAAGGAAGAAACTATGAAtcgtgttttattatatttaaatcaaaaAGCCGTTAATATCCTTCATACATTATCTTCCGAGATTTAA